The Helicobacter fennelliae nucleotide sequence AAATACCATATCATTTGGGAATGCAACACCAAGCAGTTGCGCGGCATTTTGCATAAGCTCTTTATGGACGCAATACAAAGGCTCACACAATGTTTTGATAAAGCTATGCTCCCTTAATGCAATTTCTGCCCCAACGCCATTAATATCGCCTATGGAGATAGCGACATGAGGCTTTGTGTGGGGTTTTTTGCGTGAATGCATACCGCGTAAATTTGATTTTTTCATCACAAACTCATACCTCCAAGCTCCCAAATAGGCAAAAATATACCAAACGCAAGCCATGCCACCACAACTGCCATAAGAATCGTAGCCATCGGCTCTGTGAGGGCTAGAATCTTATCCATAAGGTGCTGATAGGCTACATAATAATGCTTTGCGCAAAGTGTAAGCATTTGATCGAGATTGCCACCTTTTTGGGCTGTGGAGATAAAGTTTTTGATATTAAGATCAAAAAAATCAATCTCATCAAACGCAGAATCTAAAGGCACACCTTGCTGTATGGAGGATTGGATTTTGGCGATTTCTTTGTGTAAGATAGGATTTGAGATACTTTGTGCGGCTGTGCGTAGTGTAATGTCAAAATCAATTCCTGATTCATACAGATAAGCAAACGAAGTAAAATACGCCCAAAAATCTTTATACATAACCAACTGCGAAACAAGAGGCATATACAAAGCGAGTGTATGCAATGTCTTATACGCAAAGCCTCTTTTGATATAACTCCACACAATAACGCCACCACATACAATCACACTAAACAACATTATCAAACCATAATCCACAACCACATCTGAAATAAATATAAGGCTTTGTGTGCTTAGAGGCAAGGCGACATCAAATGAACTAAAAAGCTCTATAAATTGTGGAATCACAAACCACGCGATCAATACAAATGCTGCAATTACGCTTACAATGATAAAAATCGGATAAAACAATGCCTTAAAAAATTTTGCCCTCAAACTCGCACTTGACTCAAAATAATCACTCAAAACACAAAGAATCTGCGCTAATTTACCGCTTTGCACCCCACAATCAATCAGTGCCATACCCATTGGCGTAAAGATTTTGGCAAATGGCATCAACGCTGTGCTAAGGCTTTTGCCTTGATGAATAGAATCTAAAATCTCGCCATACATTTTGCGTAGATACGCATTTGCGCTTGCGATTTTGAGGCTCTCTAAGATGTCATTTATCGGAAGTGCAGATTCTAGCATAATTGAGAATTGACGCAGATCTTGAGCAAGTTCAATGGGTTTTGGGGATTTAAGATAGGTGCTAAAGTCTTCTTTGATATGTGTAATGGCTATGCCAAGAAGTTTGGCTTTTGTTTGGGCTTGTGCGAAAGATTTGGCATTGAGTTTGATTTGGATCTGTTTGGCGTTTTGGATACCTGTGATAATAAATCTCACAATTCTTTTTCCTTTGAGTAGAAAATCACTTCTGTTTTTTGGCATAATTGCAAGCATTATCTTAGCAAATTACAAAGGTAAGTTATGTATTTTATAGCAAAAACGATACATATTTTAAGCGCGTGTGTTGTTATTGGATATTTGGTGTATGATGTTTTTATCCTTTCTACACTTAAAAAAACTCGCTCGCCTCAAGAATTTAGAGAGCTAAAACTACAAATGCTTCAATCAAGCGCGCTTATTATGGGGATTGGATTCTTGTTGCTTATAAGTAGTGGAATCTATCTAGGGAGCTATTATTTGGGCGGGGATTTAGGGTTTTTGCAAAACACATTTCAAAAAATGCTCTGGATAAAAATCGCCCTTGTCGCAAGCCTTTTTATTCTTACGCCATTTTCTTTGTATTTTGTCCTTGTGCTTAAAAAGCCTGATCCATTCAGGCAATATTATCATCATATCGCCCTTGTGATTTGTATCTTAGCTGTAATTGTGATAAATTTTGCGCTTAGCGGAAATTTTGTTTGATTTGGGGCTAAAACATATAATCATATAGCACAAACGAATACCAATCCGTATAAACTGAAGAAGGGTATTGTAGCGTGTATGTGGGAATCTTTAATCCTAGCTCAATGCGGTGATTTTGCATAATCAAACTTGAGAATCCAAAATTTAAAAGCGTGTGAAAACTTTGCAAAGATGGCGGATCATCAGATGAAGTCATCGCTACCTTAGAGTGTTCATTATAGCCTAGCCCAACCCCCAAAAATCCACCGAGTTTAAAATGCTCTATGATAGAAAAAAGCACGACAATATCTGCATTTAGCGCAAGCTGTGAGGTCGTAGCT carries:
- a CDS encoding type II secretion system F family protein is translated as MRFIITGIQNAKQIQIKLNAKSFAQAQTKAKLLGIAITHIKEDFSTYLKSPKPIELAQDLRQFSIMLESALPINDILESLKIASANAYLRKMYGEILDSIHQGKSLSTALMPFAKIFTPMGMALIDCGVQSGKLAQILCVLSDYFESSASLRAKFFKALFYPIFIIVSVIAAFVLIAWFVIPQFIELFSSFDVALPLSTQSLIFISDVVVDYGLIMLFSVIVCGGVIVWSYIKRGFAYKTLHTLALYMPLVSQLVMYKDFWAYFTSFAYLYESGIDFDITLRTAAQSISNPILHKEIAKIQSSIQQGVPLDSAFDEIDFFDLNIKNFISTAQKGGNLDQMLTLCAKHYYVAYQHLMDKILALTEPMATILMAVVVAWLAFGIFLPIWELGGMSL
- a CDS encoding outer membrane beta-barrel protein is translated as MRVALCSLCFALFWSNPLCAQSHIFAGGGFGIAMHETPTELKGAFDYIVRAGYEYSMPKFFSSVRGYLDYAMSIRPVGLETATTSQLALNADIVVLFSIIEHFKLGGFLGVGLGYNEHSKVAMTSSDDPPSLQSFHTLLNFGFSSLIMQNHRIELGLKIPTYTLQYPSSVYTDWYSFVLYDYMF